A window of Ignavibacteriales bacterium contains these coding sequences:
- a CDS encoding alpha/beta hydrolase, with the protein MPALEGNSRNLTYAYSDNIQINYEKIGYGDKMIVLLHGFGASLHTWDDIKALFPKSEFTLYLIDLKGFGNSSKPEDDKYTIQEQSKIVKQFIKDINTDSLYLIGHSFGGAVALLTQISLLNEKSKTRISKLILIDCLAYMQEMPVFMENLRTPLLNKLTFLLPNKFRAEYILNKIFYDKKMVNEKLINRYVAFYSGDDLEYTFITSAKQIDQIGYEKIIDAYKNIPTPCLIIWGKNDPVISVDNGTRLSKELPNARLEIIDKCGHVPQEEKPVVTFEKIYAFIKGQR; encoded by the coding sequence ATGCCGGCATTAGAAGGTAATTCCAGAAACTTAACGTATGCTTACTCTGATAACATCCAAATCAATTATGAAAAGATTGGTTATGGTGATAAGATGATTGTACTCTTGCATGGATTCGGTGCATCATTACATACGTGGGATGATATAAAGGCATTATTCCCGAAAAGCGAATTCACGCTTTACCTTATTGATCTAAAAGGATTTGGTAATTCTTCGAAACCAGAGGATGATAAATATACAATTCAAGAACAATCAAAAATTGTCAAACAATTTATTAAGGACATTAATACAGATTCTTTGTATCTCATCGGTCATTCTTTTGGAGGAGCAGTTGCGCTGCTTACTCAAATATCATTATTAAATGAGAAGAGTAAAACAAGAATTAGTAAATTGATTCTGATTGATTGTCTTGCCTATATGCAGGAGATGCCGGTATTTATGGAAAATTTGCGAACACCTCTTTTAAATAAATTAACATTTCTATTGCCCAATAAATTCAGAGCAGAGTATATTCTAAATAAAATTTTTTATGATAAGAAGATGGTTAATGAAAAATTAATTAACAGGTATGTAGCTTTTTATAGCGGAGACGATCTCGAGTACACTTTTATTACGTCTGCCAAGCAGATTGATCAAATTGGATACGAAAAAATAATAGATGCTTACAAAAACATTCCGACACCATGCTTGATTATATGGGGCAAAAATGACCCGGTAATATCAGTGGATAATGGCACCAGACTTAGTAAGGAATTGCCTAATGCAAGATTGGAAATAATTGATAAATGCGGACATGTTCCGCAGGAAGAAAAGCCCGTGGTAACATTCGAAAAAATATATGCATTTATTAAAGGGCAACGATGA
- a CDS encoding CDP-alcohol phosphatidyltransferase family protein, producing MLFKQLRTLRLPDMLTLLGLLCVSSSVYFSFKGFLVIAYGLILMQFLLDYFDGKLARAIGGGVLGVYLDSFTDFMAVASSVVFGWFVGIDGIAMLIAGFLNVGAASIRLAYFTAYKQKGFTGIPTVLAASAVSTIAFLGYLFAQAYLVWFVIFYFVSAVAMISDLRLKKI from the coding sequence ATGTTATTTAAACAACTCCGTACTCTTCGATTACCGGACATGCTTACTCTTCTTGGTCTTCTGTGTGTTTCCTCTTCAGTTTATTTTTCTTTTAAAGGGTTTTTAGTAATTGCATACGGTCTTATCCTCATGCAATTCCTCTTAGATTATTTTGATGGAAAGTTAGCAAGAGCAATTGGCGGAGGAGTGCTGGGTGTTTACCTGGATAGTTTTACGGATTTTATGGCAGTTGCTTCCTCTGTTGTATTTGGTTGGTTCGTTGGGATAGACGGAATTGCTATGCTCATTGCTGGATTTTTAAATGTCGGTGCAGCGTCAATAAGATTGGCTTACTTCACGGCATATAAACAAAAGGGCTTCACAGGTATTCCGACTGTATTAGCTGCATCAGCAGTCTCTACGATTGCCTTCCTTGGATATTTATTTGCCCAAGCATATCTCGTTTGGTTTGTGATTTTTTATTTCGTCTCGGCAGTTGCAATGATTTCTGATTTAAGACTAAAAAAAATATAA
- a CDS encoding AI-2E family transporter, whose amino-acid sequence MTEQSNSFSGMHFLVSAAAFVIIIAGINLAQSVVVLFLVSVFLALLGTPPVLWLKEKRIPSGFAVLIVMAGMIIILILISAQIGTSVNSFSDELPLLQSRIREQVKELTVLLTSKGIVVPPKFFLEYVNPEAVMKLTAGLLSGLSSLLSDLVLILLTVTFILLEVSSFPIKLRAILGDPKQVFPHFTKFVVDMKRYMVIKTLINLFAGILIAVWMYILGVQFPVLWGFLAFVLHYIPNIGSVIAAIPAALLALVQLGMGSALLVVAGNILVGFIIGNVIEPRLMGKKFGLSTLVVFLSLIFWGSLLGLIGAILCIPLTMTMKFAFESNESTLWIAVLLGSEKFDDISKPMSKKKKEQ is encoded by the coding sequence ATGACTGAGCAAAGTAATTCTTTTAGCGGAATGCACTTCCTTGTTAGCGCAGCAGCATTTGTAATAATCATCGCAGGGATTAATCTTGCGCAATCGGTTGTTGTTCTGTTCCTTGTCTCTGTTTTCCTTGCTCTACTTGGAACTCCGCCTGTACTCTGGTTAAAGGAAAAACGTATTCCATCCGGATTTGCAGTGCTGATAGTTATGGCGGGTATGATAATTATTCTAATTCTGATTAGCGCACAAATTGGCACATCCGTTAACAGCTTTTCAGATGAACTGCCTTTATTGCAATCACGCATTCGAGAACAAGTCAAGGAGCTTACTGTACTGTTGACAAGCAAGGGTATTGTAGTTCCCCCAAAATTTTTTCTAGAATACGTTAACCCGGAAGCGGTGATGAAACTTACTGCCGGCTTACTATCGGGATTGAGTTCTCTACTTTCCGATCTTGTCCTGATCCTTCTCACAGTAACTTTTATCTTGCTTGAAGTCTCAAGCTTTCCTATAAAACTCCGCGCTATTCTCGGTGATCCTAAGCAGGTATTTCCCCATTTCACGAAGTTTGTTGTTGATATGAAACGCTATATGGTCATCAAAACTTTAATCAACCTGTTTGCTGGAATCTTAATCGCGGTATGGATGTACATACTCGGCGTGCAATTTCCCGTTCTATGGGGTTTCCTTGCCTTTGTACTCCATTATATACCAAATATCGGTTCCGTTATCGCGGCCATTCCTGCAGCACTTCTTGCACTTGTTCAACTCGGAATGGGCAGCGCACTACTTGTAGTTGCCGGTAATATTCTCGTTGGATTCATAATAGGTAATGTGATTGAACCTCGACTTATGGGGAAGAAATTTGGGCTCTCTACTTTGGTCGTCTTTCTCTCGCTGATTTTTTGGGGCAGCCTGCTCGGTTTGATCGGAGCGATTCTTTGCATACCGCTTACGATGACAATGAAGTTTGCATTTGAGAGCAATGAAAGCACACTATGGATTGCTGTGTTGCTCGGATCAGAAAAGTTCGATGATATTTCTAAACCAATGTCGAAGAAGAAGAAAGAACAATGA
- a CDS encoding serine hydrolase, whose translation MKNSIRNFIAIFICKKKFFVPVLLLSLTSGLILSCQDNSNPLASPNNDKLTSIFEHLTDSLIANSKVPGLIAAVWAPDQNLTWIKAKGKSNIATGEAMKDDMKFRMGSVTKTFTYTVLLQLVDEGKVSLEDKITKYLPNYSIWNNITIRMICNHSSGIYNYTDKSPTLAGPVKANPMKIWQPQELVDIAYQEPFYFTPGSGYHYSNTNTIIAGMIIEKITGNTLPYELKKRILEPLKLYNTAYPADNFMWGNYSHGYSWGENESPLPDVTEAFNPSYAGFAGALISDIYDLKTWVQVLVKGSLISSSLQTERLNAINDSPLTGYGLGIANLGIENGKKIWGHSGTIFGFKTLAYYWPEKNITFILLFNNSSYDPTMVLVEFFDKTMKFIEGKL comes from the coding sequence GTCAAGATAATTCTAATCCTCTAGCTTCTCCAAATAACGATAAACTTACTTCCATTTTCGAACATCTGACGGATTCCCTTATCGCAAACTCTAAGGTACCCGGTTTAATTGCAGCGGTTTGGGCACCAGATCAAAATCTTACCTGGATCAAAGCAAAAGGAAAATCAAATATTGCAACTGGCGAAGCGATGAAGGATGATATGAAATTTCGAATGGGAAGTGTTACAAAAACTTTTACCTATACCGTACTTTTGCAGTTGGTTGATGAAGGCAAAGTCAGTCTGGAAGATAAAATAACTAAGTATCTTCCAAATTATTCAATATGGAATAACATTACAATTAGAATGATCTGTAATCATTCCAGCGGAATTTATAATTACACGGACAAATCACCTACCTTAGCAGGACCGGTAAAAGCTAACCCCATGAAAATCTGGCAGCCTCAGGAGTTAGTTGACATTGCATATCAGGAACCATTTTATTTCACTCCTGGAAGCGGTTATCACTATTCAAATACAAATACAATAATTGCCGGTATGATAATCGAAAAGATAACCGGTAATACACTCCCTTATGAATTAAAGAAAAGAATTTTAGAGCCGTTAAAGCTTTACAATACAGCATACCCGGCCGATAATTTTATGTGGGGAAATTATTCTCATGGATATAGTTGGGGTGAAAATGAAAGTCCATTACCCGATGTTACTGAAGCATTTAATCCTTCATATGCGGGTTTTGCTGGTGCTTTGATCTCAGATATTTATGATTTGAAAACTTGGGTACAAGTGCTTGTAAAAGGTTCACTCATATCAAGCTCATTACAAACAGAGAGACTAAATGCAATAAACGATAGCCCGTTAACCGGATATGGACTTGGAATTGCAAATTTGGGTATTGAAAACGGGAAAAAAATATGGGGTCATTCCGGGACAATATTTGGTTTTAAAACACTTGCTTATTACTGGCCCGAAAAAAATATTACATTCATTTTGTTATTTAACAATTCGTCGTATGATCCTACTATGGTATTGGTGGAATTTTTTGATAAGACAATGAAATTCATTGAAGGCAAATTATAA
- a CDS encoding response regulator transcription factor has product MKKIQILLIEDNKLLRDGIASMLKKQPDMHVVATIGNGENILLMMDKHKPNIVLLDLGLRNQNSLQVVKLTKQHFPGTKVIVMDLIPLQADVFDFVQAGVSGFILKDANVADFFKTIRSVYQGAKVLPSHLTGSLFSQIVEHAVNGSNHSAIIESVRMTKRERQVIELISDGLTNKEIAQKLHLSTYTIKSHVHNILEKLALNTRVQIAKHAHLSDSYKTAIETTSLIGE; this is encoded by the coding sequence TTGAAAAAAATCCAGATACTACTTATTGAAGATAATAAGCTTCTGCGTGATGGCATTGCATCAATGCTCAAAAAGCAGCCTGATATGCATGTTGTTGCTACTATTGGTAATGGCGAAAACATTCTTTTGATGATGGATAAGCACAAGCCAAATATAGTGCTTCTCGATCTCGGTTTACGGAATCAAAACAGTTTGCAAGTTGTAAAATTAACAAAGCAGCATTTTCCGGGAACCAAAGTAATAGTGATGGATCTTATACCGCTTCAAGCAGATGTTTTCGATTTTGTTCAGGCAGGAGTTTCAGGATTCATACTCAAAGATGCAAACGTTGCTGATTTTTTTAAAACTATCCGATCAGTTTATCAGGGCGCTAAAGTTTTACCATCGCATTTAACCGGCTCACTTTTTTCTCAAATCGTTGAACATGCTGTTAACGGATCCAACCATTCGGCAATCATTGAATCGGTTCGTATGACAAAACGTGAGCGGCAAGTAATTGAATTGATTTCTGATGGACTCACAAATAAAGAGATCGCACAAAAACTTCATCTATCAACCTACACAATAAAAAGCCACGTCCATAACATACTTGAAAAATTAGCGCTTAATACACGTGTGCAGATTGCAAAACACGCTCATCTTTCTGACTCCTACAAAACTGCAATAGAGACTACTTCATTAATTGGTGAGTAA
- a CDS encoding OmpA family protein, whose amino-acid sequence MKKIYFTIVLLLMVAVDISQAQLATDSWAFGFGFGYPRYIGVQVTPTHSNYGGYLSLKRNFSEHFGLRFKGGFSHMEGTWVNLASATITESTNLISGDLDFMYYLIPCEPVSPYVYGGVGGTYRMLTNKATATLDDNATGAEWNFGFGVEWALDRDWKIVTEFGYHSTSNSELDGFYSPNGNDSYWGVNVGLLYLFAQGGPSKLCQLYPGITPETKDLTLNDLNKIEEMIVKHIPKEITKEVVVEKPMKAMMTEKWILIGVNFDFDKSTLLPESYPILYDAAKTLLRNPDIKVEIQGYCDYIGSVEYNNKLSLRRAETVKMFLVSKGIAANRLTTVGFGKSNPVADNNTANGRAMNRRIEFKVQ is encoded by the coding sequence ATGAAAAAAATTTATTTTACAATTGTATTACTTCTGATGGTTGCTGTTGATATTTCTCAAGCACAATTAGCAACAGATAGCTGGGCATTCGGTTTTGGTTTCGGTTATCCCAGATACATAGGTGTACAAGTTACACCTACACATTCTAATTATGGTGGGTATCTTTCACTTAAGAGGAATTTTTCAGAACATTTTGGATTAAGATTTAAGGGCGGTTTTTCTCACATGGAAGGAACATGGGTTAATCTAGCTTCGGCAACTATTACAGAATCAACAAACCTTATTTCCGGCGATCTTGATTTTATGTATTACCTAATTCCATGCGAACCGGTTTCACCCTATGTGTATGGTGGAGTTGGCGGCACTTACAGAATGTTAACTAACAAAGCAACAGCGACTTTGGATGATAACGCAACTGGAGCCGAATGGAACTTTGGCTTCGGTGTAGAATGGGCTCTTGACAGGGATTGGAAAATTGTAACAGAGTTTGGTTATCATTCAACAAGCAATTCAGAACTGGATGGTTTTTATAGTCCTAATGGAAACGATTCTTATTGGGGAGTTAACGTTGGGTTACTTTACTTATTTGCTCAAGGCGGGCCGTCAAAGTTATGTCAACTTTATCCCGGTATAACTCCTGAAACGAAAGATCTAACTCTCAATGACTTAAATAAAATTGAAGAGATGATTGTTAAGCATATTCCAAAGGAAATTACCAAAGAAGTTGTTGTCGAAAAACCGATGAAAGCTATGATGACGGAAAAATGGATTCTTATTGGTGTTAACTTCGACTTTGACAAGTCAACACTTTTACCGGAATCATATCCAATACTTTACGATGCTGCGAAGACATTATTAAGGAATCCAGATATAAAAGTTGAGATACAGGGCTATTGTGATTATATCGGTTCCGTTGAATACAACAATAAACTTTCATTAAGAAGAGCAGAAACTGTAAAAATGTTTCTTGTTTCCAAAGGTATAGCTGCAAACAGACTTACAACAGTCGGTTTCGGAAAAAGCAATCCGGTTGCTGATAATAATACTGCCAACGGCAGAGCAATGAACAGACGCATCGAATTTAAAGTGCAATAA
- a CDS encoding lmo0937 family membrane protein, translated as MLYTIAVILIVLWLLGLVAVPVMGSFIHILLVIAIIMVLVRIISGRRAL; from the coding sequence ATGTTATACACTATCGCTGTAATTTTAATAGTATTGTGGTTACTTGGATTGGTCGCCGTTCCTGTTATGGGCAGTTTTATTCACATTCTTTTGGTAATTGCAATTATAATGGTCTTAGTTAGAATCATTAGCGGACGCCGCGCACTGTGA